In Clostridia bacterium, the following are encoded in one genomic region:
- the rsmD gene encoding 16S rRNA (guanine(966)-N(2))-methyltransferase RsmD, with protein MRVIAGEARGRPLVAPPGRTTRPTSDRVREALFSMLHDEVSGSRVLDLYAGSGALGIEALSRGAREAVFVERGAAAQRCIRLNLERCGFAERARVLRDDAVRALQRLAEDGERFDLIFLDPPYASGELERCWPFLPGVVSEGALVVAELARRGTAPEGGERLALWRRREYGDTAVCLYRAAGIAAQAGN; from the coding sequence TTGCGCGTCATCGCGGGAGAAGCCCGCGGCCGGCCGCTCGTGGCGCCGCCGGGGCGCACCACGCGGCCGACGTCCGATCGCGTCCGCGAGGCGCTGTTCTCGATGCTGCACGACGAAGTCTCCGGCTCGCGCGTCCTCGACCTGTACGCGGGCAGCGGCGCGCTCGGCATCGAGGCGTTGAGCCGGGGAGCGCGCGAGGCGGTGTTCGTGGAACGGGGCGCGGCCGCGCAGCGCTGCATCCGCCTGAACCTTGAACGGTGCGGCTTCGCGGAACGCGCGCGAGTGCTGCGCGACGACGCCGTGCGCGCCCTGCAGAGGCTGGCCGAAGACGGAGAGCGCTTCGACCTGATCTTCCTCGACCCCCCCTACGCGTCAGGAGAGCTGGAGCGCTGCTGGCCGTTCCTCCCAGGCGTGGTGAGCGAGGGCGCTCTCGTGGTCGCGGAGCTCGCCCGTCGCGGGACGGCTCCGGAGGGCGGGGAGCGGCTGGCGCTGTGGCGGCGCCGCGAGTACGGCGACACCGCGGTCTGCCTGTACCGGGCGGCAGGAATTGCGGCGCAGGCGGGGAACTGA